TGAATTCGTTAATTTAATTATTTTCTTTACTGCAATTGTTTCAACATTTCCCCCAATTGAATCTCGTTTATCACAATCAATATCTATTTTAGTATAAGTCAGAAAATAATCTTTATAATTTTTTTTCTTCGTAAATATTTTTAACTCTTCAGAATGTCCTCCCCATTCTCCACATTCACTAAAAAAAGCACTAATTTTTAAATTATTATCACCCCCAGAACTCCCTAATGTAATCGGATCAAAAAAATCGATTGATTTATCTTTTAATTGAGTCTGAGTTGATTCTTCTTTTTTAGAACAACTTAAACTGACCAACAAAAAACATAACAATATTTTTTTCATCATTAAGTAAATTTGATGTTAATTCGTGAAATCTGTGGCAAAAAAACTACTCTTCAAAACTCTCGTCTTTAAAACCGATCAAATATAATTTATTTTTAGCACGTGTCATTGCCGTATAAAGCCATCTGATGTAATCTCGATCGATTCCGTCTGGTAAATACGGCTGTTCTACAAAAACAGTATTCCATTGTCCTCCCTGCGATTTATGACAGGTAATAGCGTAAGAGAATTTAACCTGCAATCCGTTAAAATATTCGTTTTCTTTTACTTTTTGAAATCTTTTGTATTTCGTAGTTTCATCTTCATAATCCTTCATTACTTCTTCATACAAACGATTCGATTCTTCGTAAGTTAAAGAAGGAGATTCGCTTTTTAAAGTATCTAAAATCAAAACGGTTTCAAAAGGCTTTTGGTTAGGATAATCGACCATTCTGATTTTTACTTTGGCAAATGTAAATCCATATAATTCTCTGATTCCGAATAATTCTAAAACTTCAATAATATCTCCATTGGCAATAAATCCTGCTTCATCCGTTTCTTTGAGCCAGAAATAATTGTTTTTTACAACCATCAGAAAATCCCCCACAGAAAGTTCGCTTTCTTTAAATAAAATTCGGCTTCTGATTTGTTCGTTATACTGATTGGCTCTTTTATTGGAACGAACAATAAAAGCCGTGTCTTCAATACTGTAATTGCTGTACGCCATATTAATCGCGTCCTGAATATCGTAGCCGTCTGTTAATCGGACAATATCTTTAAATTTCTTTACATTAAATCGGAATTCGGTAATAAAGCTTTCTTTGAGTAATTCACGCAATTCTGTAGCATTATACAAAATCCCTGAACTTTCTTCCTGACGCATTACTTCGTCTAATTCGATATGTTCAATTTCTTTACTATAATGAAAACCCAAAGTATCAATGTCTAAAGCTGGACTTACGTCTAAATTAACCGGCGGAAGCTGAGCCGTATCTCCTAAAAGGATCATTTTACAGTTTTGACCCGAATACACATAGTTGATTAAATCATCCAGAAGAGAACCACTGTCTAAAGTGCTATCTGAAATCATCGAAGCCTCATCGACGATAAAAATGGTGTTTTTATGTTTGTTAACTTGTTTCGTAAAAGCTACTCCTCCGCCCGATGATTTTTTAGGGAAATATATTTTTTTATGAATTGTAAAAGCAGCTGTATTCGAATAATTTGAAATTACTTTGGCCGCGCGTCCTGTTGGTGCCAGCAAAACATATTTCTTATTAATGTCACCCAAATTATTTACGATTGTTGATATTACAGTCGTTTTTCCTGTTCCAGCATATCCTTTTAAAACGAAAATAGTGTCGTTTTGTGGTTCGGTTAAAAAAATAGCGATTTTTTGAAAAAAGATATCCTGTTTAAGCGTTGGAGCAAAAGGAAATCGTTTTTGTAAAATACCGTAAAAGTGTGCTGAATTCATAAGGAAAATTTGAATCGCAAAGGTCGCTTTTTTAAATGGCAAATTCAAATTTCAAAAGTCAATGCCAATGGCAAAAATCAATTTCAATCTAGGAAGTGCAAAAATCAATGGCAATGGCAATTTCAATGGCAAACTACAACTTCAAAAAACAATTTCAATTTCAATGGCAAAAACAATTTTTATCTTAAAAATAAAAGCGATTTCTAAAACTTAAATTCATTTACAGACTTAAGCAGCTCATAATAAACAAAATGATAATATTCTGCTAACTTTCTTGTAATATTAAATTTTGAAATTGCATATTAATTAAGTCTTTTTCATTGATATTGAAATTGACATTGTTATTTTTTTTATTTGTAAGTTTGTGGTCGCTTAAATTCTTTCTTGATTTAAAACAGGTAACGAATTGTAAATCAACTATGTCATTACACAACACCAACATTACTTCAAAAAATTACAAAAAACTTTCTATTCAGGTTTCACTGTCTGGATTTTCATATTGCTGTTTTGATACTTTAAACAACGTTATTACTTCGTTTAAAGAAATTAAATTTGATACTTCAAACAAAACGGCTAAAATTGAAGATTTGTTTAGAGATGCATTCAAAAATAATCCTGAACTAAAAGGTAATTATGATGATATAATGGTTATTCATACTAACAATCTTTCGACTTTTGTTCCGACTGCTTTGTTTGATGAAAATTATTTGGGAAGTTACCTTCAATACAATACAAAAGTATTTGAAACAGACTTTTTTACTTTTGACCGAATTCAGAATTACGAAATGAATTCTATCTATATACCGTATGTAAATATCAATAATTTCCTGATTGATAATGTAGGATCTTTCAATTATAGACATGCGAACAGTATTTTGGTCGAAAAACTTTTGGATAATTCCAGAAATGATGATGAAAAGAAAATGGTCATCAATTTTAATCCTGGCAATTTTGAAATCATAGTGGTTCAGAATCAGAAGCTTTTGTTATTCAATTCATTTGAATATCAAACCCCTGAAGATTTCATTTATTACATTTTGTTTACAGCAGAACAGTTAAGCATGAACCCAGAAAGTTTCAGATTAGAATTTTTGGGAACTATATCAGAAAATGATCCATTTTATCAGATAGCTTACAAATATGTACGCCATATTTCTTTTTTGGACGTTACTAAACTTCAGGAAAAAAATAGTTTTTCAACAGCTCAAAATCAAAAACATTATATCTTATTTCAATCATGAGAATCATTTCAGGAAAATACAAAGGGCGTCGAATTAATCCGCCAAAAAATCTGCCTGTAAGACCAACGACTGATATGAGTAAAGAAGCATTGTTTAATGTTTTGAATAATCATTTCAATTTTGACAGCTTAAAGGTTTTAGATTTATTTTCAGGAACTGGTAATATCAGTTTTGAATTCGCTTCACGTGGAAGCGCACCAATTACCTCTGTAGATGGCGACTTTGGTTGCGTAAAATTTATCAAACAAGTTTCATCAGAATTTGATTTCGATATCGCTGCAACTAAAAGTGACGTTTTTAAGTTTTTGGATAACGCGAAAACGACTTACGATATCATTTTTGCAGATCCACCATACGGATTGGATCAGGCCACTTTTGAAAAGATTGTTTTAACTGTCTTTGAAAGAGGCTTACTAGAAGAAGACGGAATGATGATTATCGAACATTCAAAATATACTAAAATGGAACATTTAAGCAATTTTTCATTTCAAAAAAGTTATGGAGGTTCGTTTTTTAGCTTCTTCGAACTGCATTCTACAGACGACGATGAAGAACTTCCGGGTGAATCTCCATTAAAAATTGTTGAAGAAGACGAAGGATAGTCTGAATTAATATTAAAATATTAAAACCCCAAATTCCAATTTGAAAGTTGAAATTTGGGGTTTTTATTTTACATTTTATATTCTTTATCTAATTCTACTTTCATTCTCATTTACACTCTTTTCTTTAAATTCACTTTCTTTTATTTTTCCAAAAGAATAACGGAGCGTAATCGAAACTTCATTGGCATCGACCAAATATCTAGCTCTTGAACTTATGTTATTGATTGTAAAACGCTCTGAATAAATAGTATTCCTAAAAATATCATTGTAATTCAAAGTACAAGTCCAGTTTTTACCAAAAGATTTAGCCAACGATAGATCAAAAATCAGTTTTGCATTTCGTTCAAAAACGCCTTCTTTTTGTTTGGTTGCGCCCCAAAAGGACAAAACGAAAGTAAAATCTTTTGGTAGTTTGAATATATTATTGGAATAGTAATACAAATAGGTTTTCGAAGAATTAAATACTGCCGATTCATCTTCAATTTTATTAGTTGCAAAAATTAAAGAATTCATATTTGTCCAAAATTTATAAGTGAAAGGCAATGTAAATTCAATATTATAACCAGATTCCTTTTGGAAGTTTTTCTCCGTAAAAGTCAAAACGTTATTCTGATCATCAAATACAAAATCCTGATAAGCAGGATTTTTGTTTTGATACAAAGTCAGTTTTACAGATTTGTCATGATATTGAAAAACAGTTGAAATTACATCTATAGAAGTCGGCCCCAAATTGATATTACTTCCATAAATAAAATACGGATTGATGTAAGTCGCAATCATACTCAAAGAAGAATAATTGGGTCTTGAAATACTTTTAGCATAATCTACAATTAGACTTTTAGTACTGTCAATTGCGAATGAAAACTGGGCTTTTGGAAAAAGATTGGTATAATTTTTATCAATCAAAAAAACATCATCTGTATTGTATTTTCCGCTAACATTGGTGTTTTCCAATCTAAGTCCAATTGAGAAATTGATTTTTTTAATTTTCCCCGTAAGCTGTGTATAGAAAGCAGAATTAGCTTCTTTAAAATTATAATCGAAAGTCGTGTTTTCATTTTTATCATAATCAAAAACATCGTGATCCGATTTAGATTTGGCACTTGAATACAGTCCGCCGTATTCCCAGTTCCACTCATTTTTAAACTTTT
This portion of the Flavobacterium panacagri genome encodes:
- a CDS encoding DUF3822 family protein, encoding MSLHNTNITSKNYKKLSIQVSLSGFSYCCFDTLNNVITSFKEIKFDTSNKTAKIEDLFRDAFKNNPELKGNYDDIMVIHTNNLSTFVPTALFDENYLGSYLQYNTKVFETDFFTFDRIQNYEMNSIYIPYVNINNFLIDNVGSFNYRHANSILVEKLLDNSRNDDEKKMVINFNPGNFEIIVVQNQKLLLFNSFEYQTPEDFIYYILFTAEQLSMNPESFRLEFLGTISENDPFYQIAYKYVRHISFLDVTKLQEKNSFSTAQNQKHYILFQS
- a CDS encoding ATP-dependent DNA helicase, producing MNSAHFYGILQKRFPFAPTLKQDIFFQKIAIFLTEPQNDTIFVLKGYAGTGKTTVISTIVNNLGDINKKYVLLAPTGRAAKVISNYSNTAAFTIHKKIYFPKKSSGGGVAFTKQVNKHKNTIFIVDEASMISDSTLDSGSLLDDLINYVYSGQNCKMILLGDTAQLPPVNLDVSPALDIDTLGFHYSKEIEHIELDEVMRQEESSGILYNATELRELLKESFITEFRFNVKKFKDIVRLTDGYDIQDAINMAYSNYSIEDTAFIVRSNKRANQYNEQIRSRILFKESELSVGDFLMVVKNNYFWLKETDEAGFIANGDIIEVLELFGIRELYGFTFAKVKIRMVDYPNQKPFETVLILDTLKSESPSLTYEESNRLYEEVMKDYEDETTKYKRFQKVKENEYFNGLQVKFSYAITCHKSQGGQWNTVFVEQPYLPDGIDRDYIRWLYTAMTRAKNKLYLIGFKDESFEE
- a CDS encoding TonB-dependent receptor domain-containing protein, giving the protein MNVFLPLKLLIALLLFCLSFIANAQNEIPKDSTSNEELKEVVIAQNKKTFTNTNRNIKVDVANSVYNAIPNPVDLLSKLPNVQVSADRESISIVGKGNPLIYIDNQKVGMNDLNALSVDDIKTIEIIQNPSSKYEAEGRAVILITRKLSRKDGFKTNVSETASFKKNYNNYLGFNSNFKKNKLEWKANFNYNKLNPWENHNIAYQIPQANIVSDYDVSAVTYRNEYIFGGGLFYKINEEDYFSVNVNGKRRSDTFDINTFTFNKNQNEENNVYTFSDNSSAKNFINSFINYSKKIKAIDKKLFVGFQGSNFKQHLWSLVQNDFNETELELSQNRDQKFNVDVFSGRIDLEKKFKNEWNWEYGGLYSSAKSKSDHDVFDYDKNENTTFDYNFKEANSAFYTQLTGKIKKINFSIGLRLENTNVSGKYNTDDVFLIDKNYTNLFPKAQFSFAIDSTKSLIVDYAKSISRPNYSSLSMIATYINPYFIYGSNINLGPTSIDVISTVFQYHDKSVKLTLYQNKNPAYQDFVFDDQNNVLTFTEKNFQKESGYNIEFTLPFTYKFWTNMNSLIFATNKIEDESAVFNSSKTYLYYYSNNIFKLPKDFTFVLSFWGATKQKEGVFERNAKLIFDLSLAKSFGKNWTCTLNYNDIFRNTIYSERFTINNISSRARYLVDANEVSITLRYSFGKIKESEFKEKSVNENESRIR
- a CDS encoding RsmD family RNA methyltransferase, encoding MRIISGKYKGRRINPPKNLPVRPTTDMSKEALFNVLNNHFNFDSLKVLDLFSGTGNISFEFASRGSAPITSVDGDFGCVKFIKQVSSEFDFDIAATKSDVFKFLDNAKTTYDIIFADPPYGLDQATFEKIVLTVFERGLLEEDGMMIIEHSKYTKMEHLSNFSFQKSYGGSFFSFFELHSTDDDEELPGESPLKIVEEDEG